Part of the Triticum urartu cultivar G1812 chromosome 2, Tu2.1, whole genome shotgun sequence genome, GGCAATCCTCAGGATTTGCAACCAAAGATCAAAGCTGTAAAGAGTTGTGGTTCCTGACAATCGGCTGATAACGGAATCATTTGCAGGAGCAAGGTCTGTACATATGAAAGCTTTGCTGATTGATTTTGCGACAGATTCAGTAAAAAAACATCTTGTACTGCTTCTGGGAACTCTGAATCTTCAAAGAACACATGGCTTATTTTATGATGTAGTACTCTGCATCAGAACCTCCATGGCAATCAAAAAACTACTAACAAATAACACGGTTCGTTCAGATACTACAAGAAAATCTTGGCGAAATCCATGTGGGTGTACGCTTCATGGGGTCGGTTGGCTTGGTGTAGTATGACGGATTATTTGGGCATGAAGATGGTGAAACGTAGGATACTATAGGAAGTGTCCCGCTCCTTGCCTCATCGAATAGACCCAAATTGCCATATTTGATTCGTCTAAATTGCTATCTAGTCTAGGAGATAAAAAGAACTGCAATGTGCAACTCTTGTACACCTGGTCCGATCTATTGGAACCGGCCGAACCAGCCTCCCAGCGGCGCGAGTTAGCTTGGCCAGAACTGAGCAGACATGACAGGGGAAGAGTACCAAATACTGTACAAATCAAATTCGCGACCATTGTCTCGAAGATGCTCAGGGCACCCAATCGGCACTGGCAAGGGAACCGCAATCCTAGATCGTGGTTGGAAGTGAGACAGACCTGTGGCAGATGCTCTGCAATCCCTGGTCCCGTGGCAAGGTACATGGGGGCGGCAAAAGGAGGTGAGACCGGAGGCCGGCTGCGCCGCGAGGCATCCGTCAGCGCGAGCGACGTAGTGAGATAGTTGGGGGATCGAGAGAGATGCAGCCTCAGGAGAGAGGAGAGTCGAGCGAGAGTTATAATCGTGGAAGAGGAAATCGCTTGATTGACCGGTCAGTTACAGCAGGCAGAAGAGGAAGGGGCCGCTCTCTTTGGTGACCCTGAGATCCCACGCATGCAGCAAATTAGAGAGATCAGAGGGCTGCAGATGCTATATTGAATCAACGCCTAAAACAATATTGATGACCCACTCAGATGGGAACCTAACAGTCTGTTGATATTTAATTTCTGCTGATGTGGAGGCTGCATGTTGAGAGAACGTTGATGTGGCAACATGATGATGTGGACAAGGTGCATGGTGAGAGAATAGGAAGAAGTGGGAAGCAACTTCTTAAGATTGGTAGATTAGAACTCTCTTACAAGTGTGTACGAAATGCAAATAAATTTCCTTCAAATAGAAATGCCCAGTTGATAACAGTGTCCGACACTTATTAAGCTGCCAACGGAATTCAGAATACAACTTTGCTTCAAAAGGAACGGAGAAAAAAGAATCCAAATGCAACGGTGATACATCACTCCAGCCTCTTATTTGTCAGGTGACTCTGTTTGATGCCTCGAGCAGTTTTCACCCTTCAAATAGCTCTCCCAACATTTGCTCAAAAACCTCGGGGCAGCTGCTTCTGTGGCTAACAAGTTCCGCTAGCTCCGGATGCTCCTTCAAGCAGTCGTGGTAACCTGAGATAACTCTCGCGGCGATAGTTCTCCGCAGTGCATCTCTGAGCTGAGGATCTGGCACCTTCCAGAACTTTTGAGCATGATATGTTTTATGAAACGCCGACTGGAACTTAGCCAACGGAGAGGTGTTGATCAAACAATGGAATGGTCCATTAAAATTTGATTTCGGTATGCAGGACAGCACAGGACCCCATGAAACATCGAGATAGTTGTCCATGTACTTCACACGTTCAAGTCCCCCATGGTCTCCATACACCTGTGTTATGAAATGTGAATTGTTGAGCAGGAATAGGTACCTCAGGCTTGGATCCGAGCACAACTCCGATTTTCTCAGAAGCAAATCCTTCAGATAATCGACCGTGTTCTCTATTAGGCCACGAAGGTTTACGGCGCTGTGGCTCGGTGCAGATATCTGGTTCCACGCATCCCACATGGACATGATGTAATCCACCATCAACTGGGTCTTCCTGTGAACCCCGCCTCCTCCTCGCGGAATCTCTATAGCCCATGAGTCATCGTCCTCTATGAGTGCCCTCACCTCCTCCATTGTGTTGGATATTGTCTCCAATAGTCTGTTTCCTTCTCTTTGCAACAAGCCACCTGTCTCGTTGAAAATGATTTGGGCTTCTGGAGAGATCACAACCGGCGTAAACATGTATGATGCATTGGAGACAGAGATATACATGTCTAGCACGGATCCTAAATTCCCCACCCTTGGAACAGAGACGAGGGCATCGATGAAGACGAGCATCTTGGAGATGCTCGCTTTGACAAACTGTGCTACCGCCAACGTCCGGCGAATGGTGCTGACCATCTCTTGGATACTGTAGGCAGTTACCATGAGAGCTCGAATCCACCTGACGACCGAGCCTTGGAGCCATGATGCCGAGTTGTCTTGGAGCTGGTGGAGCTGGAGAACCCAGTCGACGTCAAGCTCGAATAACCAATCAGCCAGAGCACGGTCCTGGTCCCAGATTTTTCCTAATACTGGCATAGAATAGATGTCGAATGTTTGGACCATGCGCTGGGCGTAACCGTCACGGACCATTTTGCGAGCGATTTTCTTTACCTGGTCGATGAAGTCCTCTGCGGCCACAGACGCAGAATGGGAGGACCTGCCGGAGTTGTTGGACACGTGATCAGAACTCGAGGCACCGGAGTTGCTGGAGTAGCTGGATCCGGTTTGAGTGGACTGTGAGTGGGAGAAGGGGATCGATCTTATCTGTGCTCCCAACACAGGTATGGTCCGGATCCGGTCGCGGTAGAGATAGAGATAGCCCGGCGGGTAGGTAGCCGTGCTGAAGCCGTCCATGCTCTCCTCCGGCACCGAAGCAAGCTGGCCCTCCATGCTTACATTCGGCATGGAAACAAGCTGGCTGTCCATGCTGTTGCTTACTGTTAGGATGTGTTTGGATTAGAGACTGGTAACGTAAATGGTAAGGGAATTAGATCACACTAGTAATAAGGATGTACTCCTttcgtaaactaatataagagcttTTAGAACACTAGCTAAATAATGGATAAATCTCGGTTTTGTTTGGTTCATGCATGTAAAGGAATCAAGTTAGGATGTCTGCTTTGGGGTCGTCGTGGCCGGTGGCTGAAAAGAAGGAGAGCAAACATGGGAGGAGGACGGAGGACCGAGGAAAgaaggaggggggagggggtgAAGAACGGAGCCTTTACCTTGCAGCGAACGGGGCGGCGACGATGGCGAGCTGAGGCGGCAGCGAACGGGGCGGCGACCAGAAGCGGCAGCGATGGCTACCAGGGGACGGTGGCGCTGGATGAGGAGGACCGGGGAGAGACGGAGAGGGGTATTATAGTACCCCGTAAACAGTTAACGGAGGTTTTTCGGCGAAACAAACATTTTTACCCGCGAGGCTTCCCTCCGGCCAATGAAGATCCGTCACCTGCCCAGAGTACCGCGACACCAGTCCCCTGTTTTAGTCATTTCATTTCCCACCTTTTATGTTTCCAGTATTCTCACGCCGCGGGATCCACTAGCCACTCCCTTCTCTTCCCTCCTCGCACATGTGGTGGGGCAGGTGGACGGGCACCCATCCCGGATAGAGACGTTGGCCAACCTTGCGTAGCCTGGAGCGCCGACAAGTCGCTCAATGTGGCTCCGTCAGGCTTGGCGCGTCTCCTTCAGCCCCACCCGCTCCTCCTCTCGTCTCCAGTTGGCGGCCCGCGCCCGTGTTGCCGCCGATGACGCCGGATGGCTTAAGTCAAGCGTCGGTCAAAGCCCACGGCGCGCGTGGGGAGCTCCTGGACAGCCACGAGACACCTTGTTCAGGAGCTCCCCACGCGCGTGTGGATGGATGCACATGGGCGCGCTTGCTCCA contains:
- the LOC125534437 gene encoding exocyst complex component EXO70B1-like; protein product: MPVLGKIWDQDRALADWLFELDVDWVLQLHQLQDNSASWLQGSVVRWIRALMVTAYSIQEMVSTIRRTLAVAQFVKASISKMLVFIDALVSVPRVGNLGSVLDMYISVSNASYMFTPVVISPEAQIIFNETGGLLQREGNRLLETISNTMEEVRALIEDDDSWAIEIPRGGGGVHRKTQLMVDYIMSMWDAWNQISAPSHSAVNLRGLIENTVDYLKDLLLRKSELCSDPSLRYLFLLNNSHFITQVYGDHGGLERVKYMDNYLDVSWGPVLSCIPKSNFNGPFHCLINTSPLAKFQSAFHKTYHAQKFWKVPDPQLRDALRRTIAARVISGYHDCLKEHPELAELVSHRSSCPEVFEQMLGELFEG